From a region of the Deltaproteobacteria bacterium genome:
- a CDS encoding thymidine phosphorylase: MRAYDLILEKREGEELSDDELKWLVDAYTRGEIPDYQMASLLMAIFFRGMSGRELATWTSAMLHSGEVVDLSEVPGRKVDKHSTGGVGDKVSLCLAPIVAACGVPVPMVSGRGLGHTGGTLDKLEAIPGFRVDLGIERYKEIVAEHGLCLIGQTETLAPADRKLYALRDVTATVESIPLISSSILSKKLAEGIDALVLDVKVGKGAFMKTRERAEELARTMVELGTRMGKQVVALLTAMDEPLGLAVGNALETQEAIDLLHGRGPADLDEINFALAAQMLVLGEVADDLEAGEAKARAAVADGSALECFRRLVEAQGGDPRVADDPGVLPSAQFGEPVTATRTGVVQGIDALKVGVAAMKIGAGRATKESVIDPAVGVMLRKKTGDTVKAGEVLAVIHVNDESKIDQCAAEVQEAYLLGDEPPPRTPRILDRIVAERA, from the coding sequence GTGCGTGCCTACGACCTGATTCTCGAGAAGCGCGAGGGTGAGGAGCTCTCCGACGACGAGCTGAAATGGCTCGTCGACGCCTACACCCGCGGCGAGATCCCCGACTACCAGATGGCCTCCCTGCTCATGGCCATCTTCTTCCGCGGCATGTCCGGTAGGGAGCTGGCCACCTGGACCAGCGCCATGCTGCACTCCGGGGAGGTCGTGGACCTCTCGGAGGTCCCCGGGCGGAAGGTCGACAAGCACTCCACCGGCGGGGTGGGGGACAAGGTCTCCCTCTGTCTGGCGCCGATCGTCGCGGCTTGCGGCGTGCCGGTGCCGATGGTCAGCGGCCGGGGCCTCGGCCACACCGGCGGCACCCTCGACAAGCTCGAGGCCATCCCCGGCTTCCGGGTCGATCTGGGCATCGAGCGCTACAAGGAGATCGTCGCCGAGCACGGCCTCTGCCTCATCGGGCAGACCGAGACCCTCGCGCCGGCGGACCGCAAGCTCTACGCGCTGCGGGACGTGACCGCGACGGTGGAGTCGATCCCCCTCATCTCCTCGTCGATCCTCTCCAAGAAGCTGGCCGAGGGCATCGACGCCCTGGTGCTCGACGTGAAGGTCGGCAAGGGCGCCTTCATGAAGACCCGCGAGCGGGCCGAGGAGCTCGCCCGCACCATGGTCGAGCTGGGCACCCGGATGGGCAAGCAGGTGGTGGCCCTCCTCACCGCGATGGACGAGCCCCTGGGCCTGGCGGTGGGCAACGCCCTGGAGACCCAGGAGGCCATCGACCTCCTGCACGGGCGGGGGCCGGCGGACCTCGACGAGATCAACTTCGCCCTCGCCGCCCAGATGCTGGTGCTGGGCGAGGTGGCGGACGACCTCGAGGCCGGCGAGGCGAAGGCCCGGGCGGCCGTCGCCGACGGCTCGGCCCTCGAGTGCTTCCGGCGCCTGGTCGAGGCCCAGGGGGGAGACCCGCGGGTGGCCGACGACCCCGGGGTGCTGCCCTCGGCGCAGTTCGGGGAGCCGGTCACCGCGACCCGCACCGGCGTGGTGCAGGGCATCGACGCCCTGAAGGTTGGCGTGGCGGCCATGAAGATCGGCGCGGGCCGGGCCACCAAGGAGAGCGTGATCGATCCGGCGGTGGGCGTGATGCTCCGCAAGAAGACCGGCGACACCGTCAAGGCGGGCGAGGTCCTGGCGGTCATCCACGTGAACGACGAGTCCAAGATCGACCAGTGCGCCGCGGAGGTGCAGGAGGCCTACCTCCTCGGTGACGAGCCGCCCCCCCGGACGCCTCGCATCCTCGATCGCATCGTCGCGGAGAGGGCATGA
- a CDS encoding FHA domain-containing protein, with translation MKRLADLVQDRKEHSLESFLTTFPDPVLLHRPEDSGEESARSFKTGLTDPHATRMELAVGLSTDADLAVVPVSKAPDGVFSDRVGVGRTRNNDIVLPYPKVSKFHAYFTWSRDRSEFYLTDAGSTNGTFVNGHRLKKSESVIVPDRCVVSFGRYHFRFHTPKGLYETLGQIAYGH, from the coding sequence GTGAAGCGGCTGGCGGACCTCGTGCAGGACCGGAAGGAGCACTCCCTCGAGAGCTTCCTGACGACCTTCCCCGATCCGGTGCTCCTGCACCGGCCGGAGGACTCGGGCGAGGAGAGCGCGCGCTCCTTCAAGACCGGCCTCACCGATCCCCACGCGACCCGCATGGAGCTGGCGGTGGGGCTCTCCACCGACGCCGACCTGGCGGTGGTGCCGGTCAGCAAGGCCCCCGACGGGGTCTTCTCCGACCGGGTGGGGGTCGGGCGGACCCGGAACAACGACATCGTGCTGCCCTACCCCAAGGTCTCGAAGTTCCACGCCTACTTCACCTGGTCGCGGGACCGCAGCGAGTTCTACCTCACCGACGCGGGCTCGACGAACGGCACCTTCGTCAACGGGCACCGCCTCAAGAAGAGCGAGTCGGTGATCGTGCCCGACCGCTGCGTGGTGAGCTTCGGGCGCTACCACTTCCGCTTCCACACCCCGAAGGGCCTCTACGAGACCCTCGGGCAGATCGCCTACGGCCACTAG
- a CDS encoding class II aldolase/adducin family protein, protein MSGESLCAYSRLVWERGWVANHDGNLSLRIGADRYLATPTAFSKRSIAPADLVTVDGAGTVLEGTRKVFSEWNLHAAAFDLRPDAMAVIHAHPPHATAAGLTGLSLERLPLPEAVVSLGRVPTARFVAPGPESAAEVRRLIVEHDVILLPGNGLLAVGDDLEMAYLRVELAEHLARILTIARQQGRAARLDPALEEAMLQKRTAAGLGPAGRAAKGKAAPAGAPSREAVAARVAVRTGDARLAAQITDEVMRRLATK, encoded by the coding sequence GTGAGCGGGGAGTCCCTCTGCGCCTACTCCCGCCTGGTCTGGGAGCGGGGCTGGGTCGCCAACCACGACGGCAACCTCTCCCTGCGCATCGGCGCGGATCGCTACCTCGCCACGCCGACGGCCTTCTCCAAGCGGAGCATCGCGCCGGCGGACCTGGTCACCGTCGACGGGGCCGGCACCGTGCTGGAGGGGACGAGGAAGGTCTTCTCGGAGTGGAACCTCCATGCGGCGGCCTTCGATCTGCGGCCCGACGCCATGGCCGTGATCCACGCCCACCCCCCCCACGCGACGGCGGCGGGCCTGACCGGCCTCTCGCTGGAGCGCCTGCCCCTGCCGGAGGCGGTCGTCTCCCTGGGCCGGGTGCCCACCGCGCGCTTCGTCGCCCCCGGGCCCGAGTCGGCCGCCGAGGTGCGGCGCCTGATCGTCGAGCACGACGTGATCCTCCTGCCCGGGAACGGGCTCCTCGCGGTGGGGGACGATCTCGAGATGGCCTACCTGCGGGTGGAGCTGGCCGAGCACCTCGCGCGCATCCTCACCATCGCCCGTCAGCAGGGCCGGGCGGCCCGCCTGGATCCCGCCCTCGAGGAGGCCATGCTGCAGAAGCGCACGGCGGCCGGGCTGGGACCCGCCGGCCGGGCGGCGAAGGGGAAGGCGGCCCCGGCGGGGGCGCCGAGCCGGGAGGCGGTGGCGGCCCGGGTGGCCGTCCGCACCGGCGACGCGCGCCTCGCCGCGCAGATCACCGACGAGGTGATGCGGCGGCTCGCCACCAAGTAG
- the deoC gene encoding deoxyribose-phosphate aldolase, with protein sequence MQQLGATRFSAQPGTGRSDADIARAIDHTLLKPDTDRESLQRVCDEAKQYGFATVCVNASNVAFVARCLAGSPVKAIAVVGFPLGAMTATAKAFEAREAVRSGAREIDMVINIGALKSRDYALVLEDIAAVVDASKPYPVKVILETSSLNHDEKVIGCALSKAAGAAFVKTSTGFGGGGATVEDVELMRRIVGPEMGVKASGGVHNADDARAMFKAGADRIGASASVAIVTGQKTKSKGY encoded by the coding sequence ATGCAGCAGCTCGGCGCGACGCGCTTCTCGGCGCAGCCCGGCACCGGCCGCTCGGACGCCGACATCGCGCGCGCGATCGACCACACCCTCCTCAAGCCCGACACCGACCGCGAGTCCCTCCAGCGGGTCTGCGACGAGGCCAAGCAGTACGGCTTCGCCACGGTCTGCGTGAACGCGTCGAACGTCGCCTTCGTGGCCCGCTGCCTCGCCGGCTCGCCGGTGAAGGCCATCGCCGTCGTCGGCTTCCCCCTCGGCGCGATGACCGCGACCGCCAAGGCCTTCGAGGCCCGGGAGGCGGTCCGCTCCGGCGCCCGCGAGATCGACATGGTGATCAACATCGGGGCCCTCAAGAGCCGGGACTACGCCCTGGTCCTCGAGGACATCGCCGCGGTGGTGGACGCCTCCAAGCCCTACCCGGTGAAGGTGATCCTCGAGACCTCCTCCCTGAACCACGACGAGAAGGTGATCGGCTGCGCGCTCTCCAAGGCCGCCGGCGCCGCCTTCGTGAAGACCTCGACCGGCTTCGGGGGTGGCGGCGCCACCGTCGAGGACGTCGAGCTGATGCGGCGGATCGTCGGCCCCGAGATGGGCGTGAAGGCCTCCGGCGGCGTGCACAACGCGGACGACGCCCGGGCGATGTTCAAGGCCGGCGCCGACCGCATCGGCGCCTCGGCCAGCGTGGCGATCGTCACGGGCCAGAAGACCAAGAGCAAGGGCTACTAG